A DNA window from Fragaria vesca subsp. vesca linkage group LG3, FraVesHawaii_1.0, whole genome shotgun sequence contains the following coding sequences:
- the LOC101298869 gene encoding fatty acid 2-hydroxylase 1-like — translation MVVKPFTVDLDKPLVFQVGHLGKGYNEWVHQPIVSKEGPRFFANDYLELLTRTAWWVIPLVWLPVASWLVSVSLRMGLTLPQAALAVVGGIFIWTLMEGNTIHYLFHGCHHKHPTDGMRLVFPPAAAAILCVPFWNMFRLLSPTSVAPALFGGTLFGYVAYDVTHYYLHHGKPSNRLTQDMKKYHLNHHFRIQSKGFGITSSLWDNVFGTVPSTKAAEKMSNQ, via the exons ATGGTTGTCAAACCTTTTACTGTGGACTTGGATAAGCCTCTCGTCTTCCAG GTTGGTCATCTTGGCAAAGGTTACAATGAATGGGTTCACCAACCTATCGTCAGCAAGGAAGGCCCCAGATTCTTTGCAAATGACTATTTGGAG CTCTTGACCCGCACAGCATGGTGGGTGATTCCACTAGTTTGGCTGCCTGTAGCATCCTGGTTAGTCTCTGTGTCTCTCCGAATGGGGCTCACTTTACCTCAGGCAGCTTTAGCAGTGGTTGGTGGAATCTTTATTTGGACATTGATGGA GGGAAACACCATTCATTATCTTTTTCATGGTTGCCATCACAAGCACCCTACGGATGGGATGCGCCTTGTTTTCCCCCCTGCAGCGGCAGCTATTCTGTGTGTGCCG TTTTGGAATATGTTTAGGCTTTTATCACCTACATCAGTTGCTCCGGCTTTGTTTGGAGGAACCTTATTTGGATATGTAGCATATGATGTTACTCATTACTACCTGCACCATGGGAAGCCATCTAATAGATTGACTCAAGATATGAAG AAATATCACTTGAACCATCACTTCAGAATTCAGAGTAAGGGATTCGGGATCACTTCCTCCTTATGGGACAATGTTTTCGGAACAGTGCCTTCAACAAAAGCAGCAGAGAAAATGAGTAACCAGTAG
- the LOC101302532 gene encoding putative germin-like protein 2-2-like produces the protein MANQIVLLAFVAMTCSLVLAFEPKPLQDFCIADTTSSVIRVNGLPCLDSKLVQADHFSFGGLHIPGNTSNPLGVNVTPVNVAQIPGLNTLGISLARIDYAPGGVTPPHTHPRATEILTVVKGKLYVGFVTSNPENKLISKVLKKGDVFVFPVGLVHFQQNLGSGTAISQSSLSSQNPGVITVANSVFGPNPSISDDVLAKAFQVDKSIISSLQAQF, from the exons ATGGCAAACCAGATTGTACTTTTGGCTTTTGTAGCCATGACATGTTCTCTGGTCCTTGCTTTCGAGCCTAAACCACTACAAGATTTCTGCATTGCTGACACTACTAGCTCAG TAATAAGAGTGAATGGCTTGCCTTGCTTGGACTCCAAGCTAGTACAAGCTGACCATTTCTCCTTTGGAGGACTTCACATCCCTGGAAACACCTCAAACCCTCTTGGCGTTAATGTTACCCCAGTCAACGTGGCTCAAATTCCAGGACTCAACACCCTCGGCATCTCACTGGCTCGAATTGACTATGCACCAGGTGGTGTTACCCCACCTCACACTCATCCTCGTGCGACTGAGATTCTGACAGTTGTTAAAGGCAAGCTCTATGTTGGCTTTGTGACTTCCAACCCAGAGAATAAGCTCATCTCAAAGGTCCTCAAGAAAGGTGACGTGTTTGTATTCCCTGTTGGACTAGTCCACTTCCAGCAAAATCTGGGATCTGGAACAGCCATTTCGCAGTCTTCTTTGAGCAGCCAAAACCCTGGAGTCATCACTGTTGCAAACTCAGTTTTTGGACCCAATCCCTCAATTTCAGATGATGTTCTGGCCAAGGCTTTCCAAGTTGACAAATCCATTATCAGCAGTCTGCAGGCACAATTTTAG
- the LOC101304369 gene encoding wall-associated receptor kinase 1-like, with protein MLQEKLVSHGGRVDATKIFTAEELEKATNNYHESRVIGEGGHGTVYKGILSADNKVVAIKKSRVGARTQSDQFVNELIVLSQIKHRNVVRLLGCCFETEVPLLVYEYITNGTLSEHLFHNRKGKRSSLLPWELRLKIASETAGALAYLHSSTSTPIIHRDVKTTNILLDENYTAKVSDFGASRFIPLDQTEVATLVQGTMGYLDPEYLQSNTLTEKSDVYSFGVVLAELLTGKVAVSFARPESERSLAYLFVSSIEKQCLIQVLDADMVNEGNVETVEQVANLAKICLKVRGEERPTMKEVAAELDGMRIAAKHPWKNDDLCVGETHEYLLGSSNSKAYIEGEVISSGSTSRYANASMQIEMLKSYDDGR; from the coding sequence ATGTTGCAAGAGAAACTTGTTAGTCATGGAGGAAGGGTAGACGCAACAAAAATCTTTACTGCAGAAGAACTTGAGAAGGCCACAAACAATTACCATGAAAGTAGAGTCATCGGTGAAGGAGGCCATGGAACTGTATACAAAGGAATATTATCAGCAGATAACAAAGTGGTCGCCATAAAGAAGTCGAGAGTTGGGGCTCGAACTCAAAGTGATCAATTTGTTAATGAGCTCATAGTTCTTTCTCAAATCAAACACAGAAATGTGGTGAGACTTTTAGGTTGTTGTTTTGAGACAGAAGTGCCTTTACTAGTATACGAGTACATCACCAATGGCACTCTTTCTGAGCATTTGTTCCATAATAGAAAGGGCAAAAGATCATCACTACTTCCGTGGGAATTGCGATTGAAAATAGCATCAGAAACTGCAGGAGCACTCGCGTACTTACACTCTTCCACTTCTACACCAATCATACACCGAGATGTGAAAACAACAAACATATTGCTGGACGAAAACTACACAGCCAAAGTGTCAGATTTCGGAGCTTCGCGTTTCATTCCTCTAGATCAAACCGAAGTAGCTACATTAGTGCAGGGGACAATGGGATACTTAGATCCCGAATATCTCCAATCGAATACGTTGACAGAAAAGAGCGATGTCTATAGCTTTGGAGTCGTCCTAGCTGAGCTATTAACAGGCAAAGTTGCAGTTTCTTTTGCCAGGCCCGAGTCAGAAAGAAGCCTAGCATATTTGTTTGTTTCCTCAATTGAAAAACAATGCCTGATTCAAGTTCTTGATGCTGACATGGTGAACGAGGGAAATGTCGAGACGGTTGAGCAGGTGGCAAATCTGGCAAAAATTTGTCTAAAGGTAAGAGGGGAGGAAAGGCCTACAATGAAAGAAGTGGCCGCAGAGTTAGATGGAATGAGAATTGCAGCAAAACATCCATGGAAAAATGATGATTTGTGCGTAGGGGAGACTCATGAGTACTTGTTAGGGTCTTCTAATTCCAAGGCATACATTGAAGGTGAAGTTATTTCTAGTGGTTCAACTAGTAGGTATGCCAATGCCAGCATGCAAATTGAAATGTTAAAGTCCTATGATGATGGTAGATAA
- the LOC101314828 gene encoding putative germin-like protein 2-1-like — MASQFLLVAFLAITCSVAIASDPSSLQDFCVAEPTSSVPVNGHVCKDPKLVGANDFFFSGLHLAGNTSNPAGSKVTPATVTQIPGLNTFGISLVRIDYAPMGINPPHTHPRATEILTVVEGSLEVGFVTSNPENRLISKVLQKGDVFVFPVGLAHFQHNIWNSNAVAIAALSSQNPGAITLANAVFGSKPDISADVLAKAFQVDKNIVFNFQEKF; from the exons ATGGCCTCTCAGTTTCTGTTGGTGGCGTTCCTTGCCATAACTTGTTCCGTTGCTATTGCTTCTGACCCAAGTTCTCTTCAGGACTTTTGTGTGGCTGAGCCTACAAGCTCAG TACCAGTGAATGGACATGTGTGCAAGGACCCCAAGCTAGTTGGAGCCAACGACTTCTTCTTCAGTGGACTTCACCTAGCAGGCAACACATCAAACCCTGCTGGTTCAAAGGTGACCCCTGCGACCGTAACCCAAATTCCAGGACTTAATACTTTCGGCATCTCCCTTGTTCGCATCGACTATGCACCAATGGGCATAAATCCTCCACACACTCATCCTAGAGCCACTGAAATCTTGACAGTGGTGGAAGGTAGCCTAGAAGTGGGTTTTGTCACCTCCAACCCTGAAAACCGTCTCATCTCCAAGGTGCTACAGAAGGGTGATGTGTTTGTCTTCCCTGTAGGACTAGCGCATTTCCAGCACAATATTTGGAATAGTAATGCGGTTGCCATTGCAGCTCTCAGCAGCCAAAATCCAGGTGCTATTACCCTTGCCAACGCAGTGTTCGGATCAAAGCCAGACATCTCTGCCGATGTTCTTGCAAAGGCTTTCCAAGTGGATAAGAACATTGTCTTCAATTTTCAAGAAAAGTTTTAA
- the LOC101293467 gene encoding uncharacterized protein LOC101293467, whose product MPLLWKKGRISQMVADLQSPKRRGGSMVVQTGFPTSLIDLFVKNRDRLRKQSKKNQSRKNSQKSSDFDPVDRVSDQIAEKGSDDLSILAVPSSGEIENLVARKDDHAVSEDTDSRVSDAESSGIVAEESPRGGSGDLSSVFVAAAKVFAVVVLALCTTKFAVGITLSAFLLLFLECVGKRLSCLVKPWSNAKSGLQCVARRMGYALLVLRSDVIVKEKSEGVVFELVEPGVESDSSMEEIEVMSCGIVCIDEGVSEMGLNEYLSMDGEKGEKVEVGDHTDDLSDSVCEKSKGKGRKKFVPKMGAKFIKKLVSKKLRKNSMKHQSGTEPEPKASTEVCEEGLVEHEDRREGFSAEEEESENGSPLSVNSENKCEKQEADGIVTSLIVEKKGAESKGNFGYLILFLIALAGLIGGRVVALMLTITWCFMLKLIRYWSGSGNMLVSMKSLLTYLSIRFAPHDMSLYGNVVLFVDFLSIGTIYAFSP is encoded by the exons ATGCCGCTGCTATGGAAAAAAGGGCGGATTTCCCAGATGGTGGCGGATCTCCAATCCCCGAAAAGGAGAGGCGGATCGATGGTTGTGCAGACCGGATTCCCAACCTCTCTTATAGATCTCTTCGTCAAAAACCGCGATCGGTTGAGAAAACAGTCCAAAAAAAACCAGTCTCGGAAAAATTCCCAAAAAAGTTCCGATTTTGATCCCGTTGACCGGGTCTCCGATCAGATCGCTGAAAAGGGTTCGGATGATTTGTCGATTTTGGCGGTACCCAGTTCGGGAGAGATCGAGAATTTGGTCGCTCGAAAAGATGATCATGCTGTTTCGGAAGACACTGATTCTCGGGTTTCGGATGCGGAAAGTTCTGGAATTGTCGCCGAGGAATCTCCACGTGGCGGCTCTGGAGATTTGAGTTCGGTTTTTGTGGCGGCGGCGAAGGTGTTTGCGGTGGTGGTTTTGGCTCTGTGCACTACCAAGTTCGCCGTTGGGATCACACTGTCGGCTTTCCTGCTTCTGTTTCTGGAATGTGTGGGTAAGCGCCTTTCTTGTTTAGTGAAACCTTGGTCGAATGCGAAATCGGGTTTGCAGTGTGTGGCTAGGAGGATGGGGTATGCATTGTTGGTTTTGAGGAGTGATGTGATTGTGAAAGAAAAGAGTGAGGGGGTTGTGTTTGAGTTGGTTGAACCTGGGGTTGAATCAGACTCTTCGATGGAGGAGATTGAGGTTATGAGTTGTGGTATTGTGTGTATTGACGAAGGTGTTAGTGAGATGGGTTTGAACGAGTATTTGAGTATGGATGGTGAGAAGGGGGAGAAGGTTGAAGTGGGTGATCATACGGATGACTTATCGGATTCGGTTTGTGAGAAGAGTAAGGGTAAGGGTAGAAAGAAGTTTGTGCCTAAGATGGGAGCCAAGTTCATCAAGAAGTTGGTGTCTAAGAAATTGCGCAAGAACAGTATGAAGCATCAGTCGGGGACTGAGCCAGAGCCAAAGGCAAGTACTGAAGTTTGTGAAGAGGGACTGGTAGAACATGAAGACCGAAGGGAAGGGTTTAGTGCTGAGGAAGAAGAAAGTGAGAACGGTTCACCGCTGTCGGTAAATTCAGAAAACAAGTGTGAAAAACAAGAAGCTGATGGAATAGTAACTTCGTTGATTGTTGAAAAGAAGGGAGCAGAAAGCAAAGGGAATTTTGGGTATCTCATTCTGTTTTTGATAGCTCTTGCTGGACTTATTGGAGGTCGGGTTGTAGCTCTGATGCTGACAATCACTTGGTGCTTTATGTTGAAGTTGATCAGGTATTGGAGTGGATCAGGCAATATGCTCGTCTCCATGAAAAG CTTATTGACCTACCTTTCCATAAGATTTGCACCACATGACATGAGCTTGTATGGAAACGTGGTGTTGTTCGTTGATTTCCTCAGTATTGGAACAATCTATGCGTTCTCTCCGTAG
- the LOC101314256 gene encoding putative germin-like protein 2-1-like — protein MASKFLLLAFLAVSVCSIALASDPSSLQDFCVADPTGSVPVNGHVCKDPKLVVADDFFFSGLHLAGNTSNPAGSKVTPANVAQIPGLNTFGISLVRIDYAPWGINAPHTHPRATEILTVLEGSLQVGFVTSNPENKLITKVLQKGDVFVFPVGLVHFQHNVGKVNAVAIAALSSQNPGVISIANAVFGSNPAISADVLAKAFQVDKETIYDFQSKF, from the exons ATGGCCTCTAAGTTTCTGTTGTTGGCATTCCTTGCCGTAAGTGTTTGTTCCATTGCTTTGGCTTCTGACCCAAGTTCTCTTCAGGATTTCTGTGTTGCTGATCCAACTGGCTCAG TACCAGTGAATGGACATGTGTGCAAGGATCCCAAGCTTGTTGTCGCCGATGATTTCTTCTTCAGTGGACTTCACCTAGCAGGGAACACATCAAACCCTGCTGGTTCAAAGGTGACCCCTGCTAATGTAGCCCAAATTCCAGGACTCAATACTTTTGGTATCTCCCTTGTTCGTATCGACTATGCACCTTGGGGCATCAATGCTCCACACACTCATCCTAGGGCGACTGAAATCTTGACAGTCCTTGAAGGGAGCCTCCAAGTGGGTTTTGTCACCTCCAACCCCGAAAACAAACTCATCACAAAGGTGCTTCAGAAGGGTGATGTGTTTGTGTTCCCAGTAGGACTTGTGCATTTCCAGCACAACGTTGGAAAGGTTAATGCAGTCGCCATTGCTGCTCTCAGCAGCCAAAATCCAGGTGTTATTAGCATTGCTAATGCAGTGTTTGGATCAAATCCTGCCATTTCTGCTGATGTTCTTGCAAAGGCATTCCAAGTAGACAAGGAGACTATCTATGATTTCCAGTCCAAGTTCTAG
- the LOC101313962 gene encoding putative germin-like protein 2-1-like — protein MASRFLFLVCLAVTVSIALASDPSSLQDFCVADPTGSVPVNGHVCKDPKLVVAEDFFFSGLHLAGNTSNPAGSKVTPANVAQIPGLNTFGISLVRIDYAPWGINAPHTHPRATEILTVLEGSLQVGFVTSNPENKLITKVLQKGDVFVFPVGLVHFQHNVGKVNAVAIAALSSQNPGVISIANAVFGSNPAISADVLAKAFQVDKDTIYDFQSKF, from the exons ATGGCCTCTCGGTTTCTGTTTTTAGTGTGCCTTGCCGTAACTGTTTCCATAGCTTTGGCATCTGACCCAAGTTCTCTTCAGGATTTCTGTGTTGCTGACCCAACAGGCTCAG TTCCAGTGAATGGACATGTGTGCAAGGACCCCAAGCTTGTTGTCGCTGAGGATTTCTTCTTCAGTGGACTTCACCTAGCAGGCAACACATCAAACCCTGCTGGTTCAAAGGTGACTCCTGCTAATGTAGCCCAAATTCCAGGACTCAATACTTTTGGTATCTCCCTTGTTCGTATTGACTATGCACCGTGGGGCATCAATGCTCCACACACTCATCCTAGGGCGACTGAAATCTTGACAGTCCTTGAAGGGAGCCTCCAAGTGGGTTTTGTCACCTCCAACCCCGAAAACAAACTTATCACAAAGGTGCTTCAAAAGGGTGATGTGTTTGTGTTCCCAGTAGGACTCGTGCATTTCCAGCACAACGTTGGAAAGGTTAATGCAGTCGCCATTGCTGCTCTCAGCAGCCAAAATCCAGGTGTTATTAGCATTGCTAATGCAGTGTTTGGATCAAATCCTGCCATTTCTGCTGATGTTCTTGCAAAGGCATTCCAAGTTGACAAGGATACTATCTATGATTTCCAGTCCAAGTTCTAG
- the LOC101313681 gene encoding putative germin-like protein 2-1-like yields MASRFLFLVCLAVTVFIALASDPSSLQDFCVADPTGSVPVNGHVCKDSKLVVAEDFFFSGLHLAGNTSNPAGSKVTPANVAQIPGLNTFGISLVRIDYAPWGINAPHTHPRATEILTVLEGSLQVGFVTSNPENRLISKVLQKGDVFVFPVGLPHFQHNVGTGNAVAIAALSSQNPGAITLANAVFGSKPDISAGVLAKAFQVDKSIVYNFQSKF; encoded by the exons ATGGCCTCTCGGTTTCTGTTTTTAGTGTGCCTTGCCGTAACTGTTTTCATAGCTTTGGCATCTGACCCAAGTTCTCTTCAGGATTTCTGTGTTGCTGACCCAACAGGCTCAG TACCAGTGAATGGACATGTGTGCAAGGACTCCAAGCTTGTTGTCGCCGAGGATTTCTTCTTCAGTGGACTTCACCTAGCAGGCAACACATCTAACCCTGCAGGTTCAAAGGTGACCCCTGCTAATGTAGCCCAAATTCCAGGACTTAATACTTTTGGTATCTCCCTTGTTCGTATCGACTATGCACCATGGGGTATCAATGCTCCACACACTCATCCTAGAGCAACTGAGATCTTGACCGTCCTTGAAGGGAGCCTCCAAGTGGGTTTTGTCACCTCTAACCCTGAAAACCGTCTCATTTCCAAGGTGCTTCAGAAGGGTGATGTGTTTGTGTTCCCAGTAGGACTACCACATTTCCAGCACAATGTTGGTACTGGTAATGCAGTTGCCATTGCAGCTCTCAGCAGCCAAAATCCAGGTGCTATTACCCTTGCCAACGCAGTGTTCGGATCAAAGCCAGACATTTCTGCCGGTGTTCTTGCAAAGGCTTTCCAAGTGGATAAGAGCATAGTCTACAACTTTCAGTCAAAGTTTTAG
- the LOC101304658 gene encoding wall-associated receptor kinase 2-like, translating into MALHGRLLTLMHLMPLLLVATEAATSDFQALPPQSLPGCPGQCGNLTVPYPFGIGEGCYLRERFNITCNESSQPATALWGGGHSVTATNIFLSDGELQILGYIAHDCYNKQGNLTQSSPSWLGLSPPFTISSTRNKLTAIGCDTIAVLRGSRPYPNEGGYIRTCMSTCSNLDSAVTNSCSDGVVLGCCQTVIPSGLKNGSIALSSFSEHKDVWNFNPCSYAFIVEEDKFTFNPKTILQDLNNTEKLPMILNWEIQDGPCAKAQKRLDYACKANSKCVNRTINMQTEPSGYYCQCLPGFEGNPYLPDGCRGE; encoded by the coding sequence ATGGCCTTGCACGGGAGGCTGCTAACTCTCATGCACCTGATGCCGTTGTTACTGGTAGCTACAGAAGCAGCAACATCTGATTTTCAGGCACTGCCTCCTCAATCCCTGCCTGGCTGCCCTGGCCAGTGTGGTAACCTTACAGTTCCTTATCCCTTCGGGATAGGGGAAGGTTGTTACTTGCGAGAAAGGTTCAACATCACTTGTAACGAATCTTCACAACCCGCGACAGCATTATGGGGCGGCGGCCATAGTGTCACCGCTACTAACATATTCCTCTCCGACGGTGAGTTGCAAATTCTCGGTTACATAGCTCATGATTGTTATAACAAACAGGGTAATCTAACGCAGTCCAGTCCCTCTTGGCTCGGGCTCTCTCCTCCGTTCACCATCTCCAGTACCCGAAACAAGCTCACCGCCATCGGCTGCGACACCATAGCAGTTCTCAGAGGGAGCCGCCCTTACCCTAATGAAGGCGGGTACATAAGAACCTGCATGTCCACTTGTAGTAACCTTGACAGTGCTGTTACCAACTCGTGCTCGGACGGCGTCGTCCTTGGGTGTTGCCAAACTGTAATCCCTAGCGGACTCAAAAATGGTAGTATCGCTTTGAGTAGCTTCTCTGAACATAAGGACGTATGGAACTTCAACCCATGCAGCTACGCCTTCATTGTGGAAGAAGACAAGTTCACATTCAACCCCAAAACAATTTTGCAAGATCTGAACAACACTGAAAAGCTTCCCATGATTCTTAACTGGGAAATTCAGGACGGGCCGTGTGCCAAAGCTCAAAAGAGGTTGGACTATGCTTGCAAGGCAAATAGCAAGTGTGTGAACAGAACCATCAACATGCAGACTGAACCGTCCGGTTACTATTGCCAGTGTTTACCAGGCTTCGAAGGGAACCCATATCTCCCAGATGGTTGCCGAGGTGAGTGA
- the LOC101313099 gene encoding tubulin beta-1 chain-like: MREILHIQGGQCGNQIGAKFWEVICDEHGIDTTGRYCGDADLQLERINVYYNEASGGRYVPRAVLMDLEPGTMDSVRSGPFGQIFRPDNFVFGQSGAGNNWAKGHYTEGAELIDSVLDVVRKEAENCDCLQGFQVCHSLGGGTGSGMGTLLISKIREEYPDRMMLTFSVFPSPKVSDTVVEPYNATLSVHQLVENADECMVLDNEALYDICFRTLKLSTPTFGDLNHLISATMSGVTCCLRFPGQLNSDLRKLAVNLIPFPRLHFFMVGFAPLTSRGSQQYRSLTVPELTQQMWDAKNMMCAADPRHGRYLTASAMFRGKMSTKEVDEQMINVQNKNSSYFVEWIPNNVKSSVCDIPPKGLTMASTFIGNSTSIQEMFRRVSEQFTAMFRRKAFLHWYTGEGMDEMEFTEAESNMNDLVAEYQQYQDATAEYEEEYEEEEEEEVAA; this comes from the exons ATGAGAGAAATCCTCCACATCCAGGGCGGCCAGTGCGGCAACCAGATCGGCGCCAAGTTCTGGGAAGTCATCTGCGACGAGCACGGCATCGACACCACCGGCCGTTACTGCGGCGACGCCGACCTCCAGCTCGAGCGCATCAACGTCTATTACAACGAGGCCAGCGGCGGCAGGTACGTCCCACGAGCCGTCTTGATGGATCTCGAGCCGGGGACTATGGACTCGGTCCGATCCGGCCCGTTCGGTCAGATTTTCCGGCCTGATAACTTTGTCTTCGGCCAGTCCGGCGCCGGGAATAACTGGGCCAAGGGGCATTACACCGAAGGCGCCGAGCTGATCGATTCGGTTCTTGATGTTGTGCGTAAGGAAGCTGAGAATTGCGATTGCTTACAAG GATTTCAAGTGTGTCATTCTCTGGGAGGTGGCACTGGCTCTGGAATGGGAACTCTTCTTATTTCAAAGATCAGGGAGGAGTATCCGGATAGGATGATGCTGACATTTTCGGTCTTTCCTTCTCCAAAGGTGTCGGACACTGTTGTGGAGCCGTACAATGCGACCCTCTCCGTGCACCAGCTTGTAGAGAATGCTGATGAATGTATGGTGTTGGACAATGAGGCTCTGTATGATATCTGTTTTCGGACTCTCAAGCTTTCCACCCCTACTT TTGGTGATCTTAACCACCTAATCTCTGCAACCATGAGTGGTGTCACTTGCTGTCTTCGGTTCCCTGGACAGCTGAACTCTGACCTTCGAAAGCTTGCAGTCAACCTAATCCCTTTTCCGCGGCTCCATTTCTTTATGGTCGGATTTGCACCCCTGACCTCGAGAGGATCACAGCAGTACCGTTCTCTGACTGTGCCTGAATTGACCCAGCAGATGTGGGATGCCAAAAACATGATGTGCGCTGCTGATCCACGCCATGGACGTTACCTTACTGCTTCTGCCATGTTCCGTGGTAAGATGAGCACCAAAGAAGTTGATGAGCAGATGATTAACGTCCAGAACAAGAACTCCTCATACTTTGTTGAGTGGATTCCCAATAATGTCAAGTCCAGTGTGTGTGACATCCCACCAAAGGGTTTGACAATGGCTTCCACCTTTATTGGGAACTCAACTTCCATCCAGGAAATGTTCAGGAGGGTTAGCGAGCAATTCACTGCTATGTTCAGGCGAAAGGCTTTCTTACATTGGTACACTGGGGAGGGAATGGATGAGATGGAGTTCACCGAGGCTGAGAGTAACATGAATGATCTGGTGGCCGAGTACCAGCAATACCAGGATGCAACTGCTGAGTATGAGGAGGAGTATGAGGAGGAGGAGGAAGAGGAGGTTGCTGCTTGA